In Glandiceps talaboti chromosome 16, keGlaTala1.1, whole genome shotgun sequence, a single window of DNA contains:
- the LOC144447564 gene encoding high mobility group protein 20A-like isoform X1 encodes MDLGDSNSNQGLMSNTGTSSSLFNYESFDDEVSKESNDLTVDASFTGADGPNFTTTTTQSLNNPELITDISQVELLQQDTSSQDVQETNKEERTKGKGGWPKGKKRRKHLKDINAPRAPLTGYIRFLNDRREKVRNENPTLSFPEITKMLGNEWSKLSQTEKQRYLDEAEKDKERYMKELEQYQQTDSYRLFTKKLQEKKRKAEMIEDTENRGVNGATAEVGLEFDDGEEDLPGFDIPIFTEEFMDHNKGREQELRQLRKANTEYEEQNAILTKHIENMKAAVEKLEVEAVQQRNHNMALQQHLDALRGSLTTNFAHVPLPGSNELPSMNTIDNYMTKLHQIILDSPQENESLISTVREIISRLDYQRYESDPKL; translated from the exons ATGGATCTAGGAGATAGTAACTCCAACCAGGGACTTATGTCCAATACTGGCACTTCCAGTTCACTTTTTAATTATGAAAGCTTTGATGATGAAGTTTCAAAAGAGAGCAACGATTTGACAGTTGATGCAAG TTTTACTGGTGCAGATGGTCCAAACTTCACCACAACTACCACCCAGTCCCTCAATAATCCTGAGCTGATAACAGATATTTCACAAG TTGAATTACTTCAACAAGACACATCATCACAAGATGTGCAAGAAACCAACAAAGAGGAG AGAACTAAAGGTAAAGGTGGTTGGCCAAAAGGtaagaaaagaagaaaacatcTGAAAGACATCAATGCGCCAAGAGCTCCTCTTACTGGCTACATTAGGTTTCTCAATGATCGAAGAGAAAAAGTCCGTAATGAGAATCCAACACTGAGTTTTCCTGAAATCACAAAGATGTTGGGAAATGAATGGAGTAAACTGTCACAAACAGAAAAGCAG AGGTACTTAGATGAAGCTGAGAAGGATAAAGAAAGGTATATGAAAGAATTAGAACAGTATCAACAGACAGATTCCTATCGACTTTTCACCAAAAAGTTACAAGAAAAGAAGAGGAAAGCTGAGATGATAGAAGACACAGAAAATAGAGGTGTAAATGGGGCGACTGCAGAGGTGGGTTTGGAA TTTGATGATGGAGAGGAAGATCTTCCAGGTTTTGATATTCCCATCTTTACAGAAGAATTCATGGATCACAATAAAG GTAGAGAACAAGAATTACGTCAACTCAGAAAGGCCAACACAGAATATGAAGAACAAAATGCTATTCTAACTaaacacattgaaaacatgaaAGCAGCTGTAGAGAAACTAGAAGTTGAAGCAGTCCAACAAAGAAATCATAATATGGCTTTACAACAACACCTAGATGCTCTCAGAGGATCACTCACAACAAATTTTGCACATGTACCCTTGCCAG GTTCAAATGAACTGCCATCCATGAATACTATAGACAACTATATGACAAAACTTCACCAGATTATTTTGGATTCACCGCAAGAAAATGAATCTCTCATATCAACAGTTAGAGAAATCATTAGTAGATTAGATTACCAAAGATATGAAAG TGATCCTAAGCTATGA
- the LOC144447564 gene encoding high mobility group protein 20A-like isoform X2, with product MDLGDSNSNQGLMSNTGTSSSLFNYESFDDEVSKESNDLTVDASFTGADGPNFTTTTTQSLNNPELITDISQVELLQQDTSSQDVQETNKEERTKGKGGWPKGKKRRKHLKDINAPRAPLTGYIRFLNDRREKVRNENPTLSFPEITKMLGNEWSKLSQTEKQRYLDEAEKDKERYMKELEQYQQTDSYRLFTKKLQEKKRKAEMIEDTENRGVNGATAEFDDGEEDLPGFDIPIFTEEFMDHNKGREQELRQLRKANTEYEEQNAILTKHIENMKAAVEKLEVEAVQQRNHNMALQQHLDALRGSLTTNFAHVPLPGSNELPSMNTIDNYMTKLHQIILDSPQENESLISTVREIISRLDYQRYESDPKL from the exons ATGGATCTAGGAGATAGTAACTCCAACCAGGGACTTATGTCCAATACTGGCACTTCCAGTTCACTTTTTAATTATGAAAGCTTTGATGATGAAGTTTCAAAAGAGAGCAACGATTTGACAGTTGATGCAAG TTTTACTGGTGCAGATGGTCCAAACTTCACCACAACTACCACCCAGTCCCTCAATAATCCTGAGCTGATAACAGATATTTCACAAG TTGAATTACTTCAACAAGACACATCATCACAAGATGTGCAAGAAACCAACAAAGAGGAG AGAACTAAAGGTAAAGGTGGTTGGCCAAAAGGtaagaaaagaagaaaacatcTGAAAGACATCAATGCGCCAAGAGCTCCTCTTACTGGCTACATTAGGTTTCTCAATGATCGAAGAGAAAAAGTCCGTAATGAGAATCCAACACTGAGTTTTCCTGAAATCACAAAGATGTTGGGAAATGAATGGAGTAAACTGTCACAAACAGAAAAGCAG AGGTACTTAGATGAAGCTGAGAAGGATAAAGAAAGGTATATGAAAGAATTAGAACAGTATCAACAGACAGATTCCTATCGACTTTTCACCAAAAAGTTACAAGAAAAGAAGAGGAAAGCTGAGATGATAGAAGACACAGAAAATAGAGGTGTAAATGGGGCGACTGCAGAG TTTGATGATGGAGAGGAAGATCTTCCAGGTTTTGATATTCCCATCTTTACAGAAGAATTCATGGATCACAATAAAG GTAGAGAACAAGAATTACGTCAACTCAGAAAGGCCAACACAGAATATGAAGAACAAAATGCTATTCTAACTaaacacattgaaaacatgaaAGCAGCTGTAGAGAAACTAGAAGTTGAAGCAGTCCAACAAAGAAATCATAATATGGCTTTACAACAACACCTAGATGCTCTCAGAGGATCACTCACAACAAATTTTGCACATGTACCCTTGCCAG GTTCAAATGAACTGCCATCCATGAATACTATAGACAACTATATGACAAAACTTCACCAGATTATTTTGGATTCACCGCAAGAAAATGAATCTCTCATATCAACAGTTAGAGAAATCATTAGTAGATTAGATTACCAAAGATATGAAAG TGATCCTAAGCTATGA